One genomic region from Paroceanicella profunda encodes:
- a CDS encoding SDR family NAD(P)-dependent oxidoreductase has protein sequence MTQITRLTGRTAIVTGAAGGIGLATATRLQAEGARLVMADLDAGVLARAAELGATGLVCDIAAPGTGARLVEAAGGRVDILVNNAGIGGAKPLAQSDDANVERLLSVNLGAVIRLTRDVLPHLARPGGAIVNTASIFGEAGYPGKVAYAAAKGGISQLTRQLATDLGPEGIRVNAVAPGCIDTQMTHDWIESDAYYRAAVVRAAPMRRAGTPAEIASVTAFLVSDDASFVTGQVIAVDGGWLIGRHPEPFD, from the coding sequence ATGACCCAGATCACCCGATTGACCGGCCGCACGGCCATCGTGACCGGTGCGGCCGGCGGCATCGGCCTTGCCACCGCCACGCGCCTGCAGGCGGAGGGCGCGCGGCTGGTGATGGCCGATCTCGACGCCGGCGTGCTGGCGCGGGCGGCGGAGCTGGGCGCCACCGGCCTCGTGTGCGACATCGCCGCGCCGGGCACCGGCGCGCGGCTGGTGGAGGCGGCCGGCGGCCGGGTGGACATCCTGGTGAACAATGCCGGCATCGGCGGCGCGAAGCCGCTCGCCCAGTCCGATGACGCGAATGTGGAGCGGCTGTTGTCGGTCAACCTCGGCGCGGTGATCCGGCTCACGCGCGACGTGCTGCCGCATCTGGCCCGGCCGGGCGGGGCCATCGTGAACACCGCTTCCATCTTCGGTGAGGCCGGCTACCCGGGCAAGGTGGCCTATGCGGCGGCGAAGGGCGGCATCAGCCAGCTCACCCGCCAGCTCGCCACCGATCTCGGCCCCGAGGGCATCCGGGTGAACGCCGTGGCGCCCGGCTGCATCGACACGCAGATGACCCATGACTGGATCGAATCCGACGCCTACTACCGCGCTGCCGTGGTCCGCGCCGCGCCGATGCGCCGGGCCGGCACACCGGCGGAAATCGCCTCCGTCACCGCTTTCCTCGTCTCCGACGACGCCTCCTTCGTGACCGGCCAGGTGATCGCGGTGGACGGCGGCTGGCTGATCGGCCGCCACCCGGAGCCCTTCGACTGA
- a CDS encoding NAD(P)/FAD-dependent oxidoreductase: protein MIPEERPVVADSLYTATANTPPDTPPLTGTQETDVAIVGGGFTGLSTALHLAERGVKATVLEAQSPGWGASGRNGGQVNPGLKEDPETVLARFGPQMGDRMLRLSSGAPDLVFDIIRRHGISCDAVQPGWVQPAHDAASMKVITERVRQWNARGVPLRLLDRAQTQAMIGSEAYVGALFDPRGGNLHPLNYALGLAEAAQRLGATVHGQSRVTGLSRDGATHVLRTASGVLRARRVVVATNAYTDGLAPPLGRTLVPVRSVQVATQPLSDNLRRSILPARQAVADTRRVMVYYRMDADGRLLMGGRGAFDDRGTERLLQVLRDVSTDLFPQLGTPDWGHAWGGFLALTTDHFTHLTPLGEGILSATAYNGRGVALATAMGGVLADWATDRPVSALDFPVTDMRPIPFHFLRKPAVQATIQWYRLRDALGF, encoded by the coding sequence ATGATTCCCGAAGAACGCCCCGTCGTGGCCGACAGTCTCTACACCGCGACGGCCAACACCCCGCCGGACACCCCGCCGCTCACCGGCACGCAGGAGACCGATGTCGCGATCGTGGGCGGCGGGTTCACAGGCCTGTCCACGGCGCTGCATCTCGCCGAGCGCGGGGTGAAGGCCACGGTGCTGGAGGCGCAGAGCCCCGGCTGGGGCGCCTCGGGCCGCAACGGCGGCCAGGTGAACCCGGGCCTGAAGGAGGACCCGGAAACGGTGCTGGCGCGCTTCGGCCCGCAGATGGGCGACCGGATGCTGCGGCTGTCCTCCGGCGCCCCGGACCTGGTGTTCGACATCATCCGCCGCCACGGCATCTCCTGCGACGCGGTGCAGCCCGGCTGGGTGCAGCCCGCGCATGACGCCGCCTCGATGAAGGTGATCACCGAGCGGGTGCGGCAGTGGAACGCCCGCGGCGTGCCCCTGCGCCTGCTCGATCGCGCGCAGACGCAGGCGATGATCGGCTCGGAGGCCTATGTCGGCGCGCTGTTCGACCCGCGCGGCGGCAACCTGCATCCGCTGAACTATGCCCTGGGCCTGGCGGAGGCGGCGCAACGGCTCGGCGCCACGGTGCACGGGCAGTCCCGGGTGACCGGCCTGTCGCGTGACGGGGCCACCCATGTGCTGCGCACCGCCTCCGGCGTGCTGCGCGCCCGGCGGGTGGTGGTGGCGACGAATGCCTACACCGACGGGCTGGCGCCGCCGCTGGGCCGCACGCTGGTTCCGGTGCGCTCGGTGCAGGTGGCCACGCAGCCGCTCTCCGACAACCTGCGCCGCTCCATCCTGCCCGCCCGGCAGGCCGTGGCCGACACCCGGCGGGTGATGGTCTATTACCGGATGGACGCCGACGGGCGGCTGCTGATGGGCGGCCGCGGCGCCTTCGACGACCGGGGCACGGAGCGGCTGTTGCAGGTGTTGCGCGACGTGTCCACGGACCTGTTCCCGCAGCTCGGCACACCGGACTGGGGGCATGCCTGGGGCGGGTTCCTGGCGCTCACGACGGACCATTTCACCCATCTCACCCCGCTGGGGGAGGGCATCCTCTCCGCCACCGCCTACAACGGCCGCGGCGTCGCGCTCGCCACCGCCATGGGGGGCGTTCTGGCCGACTGGGCCACCGACCGCCCGGTGTCGGCGCTGGATTTCCCGGTGACGGACATGCGCCCGATCCCCTTCCATTTCCTGCGCAAACCCGCGGTGCAGGCCACCATCCAGTGGTACCGCCTGCGCGACGCGCTGGGGTTCTGA
- a CDS encoding helix-turn-helix domain-containing protein, whose protein sequence is MQIKSSVPRSPGARQAPDGEDAPAGGQGGVRIGARLRDRRKLRQLSLQEVAGRAGISVALLSQVERGISAPSLDTMVAVCAGLDMPVSWLFDNSDPAQAVPEEAFIVRRAARRVLDLAAHGMTKEMLTPDACRQVQMMRMLIRPGGSSGEAPYNHPEGAKCGTMLAGALWLEVDGRAHVLRTGDSFAFDATAMIRFWNEGPADAEVIWVGSPAFY, encoded by the coding sequence TTGCAAATCAAAAGTTCCGTGCCGCGCAGCCCGGGCGCCCGTCAGGCACCGGACGGGGAGGATGCGCCCGCCGGCGGGCAGGGCGGGGTGCGGATCGGCGCGCGGCTGCGCGACCGGCGCAAGCTGCGCCAGCTGTCGCTGCAGGAGGTCGCCGGGCGCGCCGGCATCTCCGTCGCGCTGCTCAGCCAGGTGGAGCGCGGCATCTCCGCGCCCTCGCTGGACACGATGGTGGCGGTCTGCGCCGGGCTGGACATGCCGGTGAGCTGGCTGTTCGACAATTCCGACCCCGCGCAGGCCGTGCCCGAGGAGGCCTTCATCGTGCGCCGCGCCGCGCGCCGGGTGCTGGACCTCGCCGCGCATGGCATGACGAAGGAGATGCTCACCCCCGACGCCTGCCGGCAGGTGCAGATGATGCGCATGCTCATCCGCCCCGGCGGCTCCAGCGGCGAGGCGCCCTACAACCACCCGGAAGGCGCGAAATGCGGCACCATGCTGGCCGGCGCGTTGTGGCTGGAGGTGGACGGCCGCGCGCATGTCCTGCGCACCGGCGACAGTTTCGCCTTCGACGCCACCGCGATGATCCGCTTCTGGAACGAGGGACCGGCGGACGCCGAGGTGATCTGGGTGGGCAGCCCCGCCTTCTACTGA
- a CDS encoding ABC transporter substrate-binding protein, whose amino-acid sequence MKHAFSAYAALMAGGLTALGGFATAAVAQDSLTFTSYGGTYQEAQRKALLDPVEKELGITIREDTLTGIAQVRAQVLTGAVTWDIVDLGLNDCALAEKEGLFEPLDYSIISTEGFKDTAYSKTWAGTIYYSTTLAYNPEFLEAKPTSWADFWDVEGFPGARALQNTPGGNLEIALMADGVAPEEVYAVLKTPEGVDRAFAKLEEIKPHIDVWWTSGAQSAQLIADGEVDMEAIWNGRLDAVKASGVPAEQTFNQAILSLDCLAIPKGAPNKDLAMKVLARILAPDLQANIPGLINYGPTTSLAFDQGKITEEQAAISPSAPENIASQLPTDAAYWAEHRPAIQERWDAFMTR is encoded by the coding sequence ATGAAGCATGCATTCTCCGCCTACGCGGCGCTGATGGCCGGCGGGCTGACCGCCCTCGGGGGGTTCGCCACCGCCGCTGTCGCACAGGACAGTCTCACGTTCACATCCTACGGCGGCACCTACCAGGAAGCACAGCGCAAGGCGCTGCTGGACCCGGTGGAGAAGGAGCTGGGCATCACCATCCGCGAGGACACGCTCACCGGCATCGCCCAGGTGCGCGCCCAGGTGCTGACCGGCGCCGTGACCTGGGACATCGTGGACCTGGGGCTGAACGATTGTGCCCTGGCTGAAAAGGAGGGCCTGTTCGAACCGCTGGATTATTCGATCATTTCCACCGAGGGGTTCAAGGACACCGCCTATTCGAAGACCTGGGCCGGCACGATCTACTATTCCACCACGCTGGCCTACAACCCCGAGTTCCTGGAGGCCAAGCCGACGAGCTGGGCGGATTTCTGGGACGTGGAGGGCTTCCCCGGCGCCCGGGCGCTGCAGAACACCCCCGGCGGCAACCTCGAGATCGCGCTCATGGCCGACGGCGTCGCGCCCGAGGAGGTCTACGCCGTGCTGAAGACCCCGGAGGGCGTGGACCGCGCCTTCGCCAAGCTGGAGGAGATCAAGCCCCACATCGACGTGTGGTGGACCAGCGGAGCCCAGTCCGCCCAGCTTATCGCCGATGGCGAGGTGGACATGGAGGCGATCTGGAACGGCCGGCTGGACGCGGTGAAGGCCTCCGGCGTGCCGGCGGAGCAGACCTTCAACCAGGCGATCCTCTCGCTCGACTGCCTGGCCATCCCGAAGGGCGCGCCGAACAAGGACCTGGCGATGAAGGTGCTCGCGCGCATCCTGGCGCCGGACCTGCAGGCCAACATCCCCGGGCTGATCAACTACGGGCCCACCACCTCGCTGGCCTTCGACCAGGGCAAGATCACCGAGGAGCAGGCCGCGATCAGCCCCTCCGCGCCGGAGAACATCGCCTCGCAGCTGCCCACGGATGCCGCTTACTGGGCCGAGCACCGCCCGGCCATCCAGGAGCGCTGGGACGCCTTCATGACCCGCTGA
- a CDS encoding ABC transporter ATP-binding protein, producing the protein MTRPAAVLSDAPAPAPRAEPITISGVTKTYGLFHALEEVSLEIGAGEFLTLLGPSGSGKTTLLMVLAGFTRPSSGRLTVGGTDMTRVAPHKRDFGMVFQNYALFPHMNVAANVAYPLKLRGLSRAEISAQVRRALDLVQLTHLAERNISALSGGQKQRIALARAVVFEPRVLLMDEPLSALDKNLRERMQIEIRALHDKLGITTVYVTHDQREALTMSDRIVVIDRGRVSQVDTPRALYERPANAFVADFIGESTLLPVTPAAGGHAFRGTLLKATRAEPDAAFLVIRPEKLEFAEPGMEAEHNLFSGLLRSVIYQGETLLAQIDIGEGSVITLRRTTRREILTRMPAPGERISLALHADDTILVPERPA; encoded by the coding sequence ATGACACGTCCTGCCGCCGTGCTGTCAGACGCCCCGGCCCCTGCGCCCCGGGCCGAACCCATCACCATTTCGGGCGTGACCAAGACCTACGGTCTGTTCCACGCCCTCGAGGAGGTGAGCCTGGAGATCGGCGCGGGCGAGTTTCTCACCCTGCTCGGCCCCTCCGGCTCGGGCAAGACCACGCTGCTGATGGTGCTGGCCGGCTTCACCCGGCCCAGCAGCGGCCGCCTCACCGTGGGGGGCACCGACATGACCCGCGTCGCCCCGCACAAGCGCGACTTCGGCATGGTGTTCCAGAACTACGCGCTGTTTCCGCACATGAACGTGGCGGCAAACGTGGCCTATCCGCTGAAGCTGCGCGGCCTCTCGCGCGCCGAGATCAGCGCGCAGGTGCGCCGGGCGCTGGACCTCGTGCAGCTCACCCACCTCGCGGAGCGCAACATCTCCGCCCTCTCCGGCGGGCAGAAGCAGCGCATCGCGCTGGCACGCGCCGTGGTGTTCGAGCCGCGGGTGCTGCTGATGGACGAGCCGCTCTCCGCGCTCGACAAGAACCTGCGCGAGCGCATGCAGATCGAGATCCGCGCCCTGCACGACAAGCTCGGCATCACCACCGTCTACGTGACGCACGACCAGCGCGAGGCGCTCACCATGTCGGACCGCATCGTGGTGATCGACCGCGGCCGGGTCTCGCAGGTGGACACGCCGCGCGCGCTCTACGAGCGGCCGGCAAACGCCTTCGTGGCGGATTTCATCGGCGAATCCACCCTGCTGCCCGTCACCCCCGCCGCCGGCGGCCACGCCTTCCGCGGCACGCTGCTGAAGGCCACGCGGGCGGAGCCGGACGCGGCCTTCCTCGTCATCCGCCCGGAGAAGCTGGAATTCGCCGAACCGGGCATGGAGGCGGAGCACAACCTGTTCTCCGGCCTGCTGCGCTCGGTGATCTACCAGGGCGAGACCCTGCTGGCGCAGATCGACATCGGCGAGGGCAGCGTCATCACGCTGCGCCGCACCACGCGCCGCGAGATCCTCACGCGCATGCCCGCGCCGGGGGAGCGGATCTCCCTCGCGCTGCACGCCGATGACACCATTCTCGTGCCGGAGCGCCCCGCATGA
- a CDS encoding ABC transporter permease — translation MTSLPDTSAFPHDAQARDGLFDAHAQARSIRREELRDRLSLFALSLPALLLVGALVFLPVGWLFGLSFVSEGQFTFLHYQRLLEPAYRNIFAQTFQISFLVTALALLLGYPLSYLLSQMPQRAAAILMIFVMLPFWTSILVRTYAWMVLLQRRGLINGWLIDLGLIDTPLRLVNNYTGTVIGMLHVMLPFMVLPLVSSLRAVDVSLMRAASNLGAGPVKAFWTVFFPLSLPGVIAGSLLVFVLCLGFYVTPALLGGGKVIMVSMKIQQNAAMYFDWGAASALGVVLLGITVALFWLLGRVTRIERVFGGL, via the coding sequence ATGACCTCCCTGCCCGACACCTCCGCCTTCCCGCATGACGCACAGGCCCGGGACGGGCTGTTCGACGCGCACGCCCAGGCCCGCAGCATCCGCCGGGAGGAGCTGCGCGACCGGCTCTCGCTCTTCGCGCTGTCCCTGCCGGCGCTGCTGCTGGTGGGGGCGCTGGTGTTCCTGCCGGTGGGCTGGCTGTTCGGGCTGTCCTTCGTCTCCGAGGGGCAGTTCACCTTCCTGCACTACCAGCGGCTGCTGGAGCCCGCCTACCGCAACATCTTCGCGCAGACCTTCCAGATCAGCTTCCTCGTCACCGCGCTGGCGCTGCTGCTGGGCTACCCGCTTTCCTATCTGCTGAGCCAGATGCCGCAGCGCGCGGCGGCCATCCTGATGATCTTCGTGATGCTGCCGTTCTGGACCTCGATCCTGGTGCGCACCTATGCCTGGATGGTGCTGCTGCAGCGCCGCGGGCTGATCAACGGCTGGCTGATCGACCTCGGCCTCATCGACACGCCGCTGCGGCTGGTGAACAACTACACCGGCACGGTGATCGGCATGCTGCACGTGATGCTGCCCTTCATGGTGCTGCCGCTGGTCTCCTCGCTGCGGGCGGTGGACGTGTCGCTGATGCGCGCGGCCTCGAACCTGGGCGCGGGGCCGGTGAAGGCGTTCTGGACGGTGTTCTTCCCGCTGTCGCTGCCCGGGGTAATCGCGGGCAGCCTGCTCGTCTTCGTGCTGTGCTTGGGCTTCTACGTCACGCCCGCGCTGCTGGGCGGCGGCAAGGTGATCATGGTGTCGATGAAGATCCAGCAGAACGCGGCGATGTATTTCGACTGGGGCGCCGCCTCCGCGCTCGGCGTGGTGCTGCTGGGCATCACGGTGGCGCTGTTCTGGCTGCTGGGCCGGGTCACGCGCATCGAGCGCGTCTTCGGAGGGCTGTGA
- a CDS encoding ABC transporter permease, with product MLRSPASETQVTHLGRLWLYLFAVLVLAFLVAPVLVVVPMSFSDSRYLRFPPEGFSLRWYETYFASLEWVGATLTSFKVAALVTLLATPVGVAAAYGLNQSGLRGARLVSLMLISPLIVPVIILAIGVFYLYARVDLVNTVTGLVLAHAALALPFVVVTTTSGLQQFDPAQERAARSLGASRWVAFRTVTLPQLRGPVISGALFAFITSLDEVVISVFIAGGENMTLPRRMFSGLRDQVDPTIAAISSMLILLSVLLLVVSVMLGGRKGGRG from the coding sequence ATGTTGCGTTCCCCCGCGTCCGAGACCCAGGTCACCCATCTCGGGCGGCTGTGGCTCTATCTCTTCGCCGTGCTGGTGCTGGCCTTCCTGGTGGCGCCGGTGCTGGTGGTGGTGCCGATGTCCTTCTCGGATTCGCGCTACCTGCGCTTCCCGCCCGAGGGGTTCAGCCTGCGCTGGTACGAGACCTATTTCGCCTCCCTCGAATGGGTGGGGGCCACGCTCACCTCCTTCAAGGTGGCGGCCCTCGTCACCCTGCTTGCCACGCCTGTGGGGGTGGCGGCGGCCTACGGGCTGAACCAGTCCGGCCTGCGCGGGGCGCGGCTGGTGAGCCTGATGCTGATCAGCCCGCTCATCGTGCCGGTGATCATCCTGGCCATCGGGGTGTTCTACCTCTACGCCCGGGTGGACCTGGTGAACACCGTGACCGGGCTGGTGCTGGCGCATGCCGCCCTCGCCCTGCCCTTCGTGGTGGTCACCACCACCTCCGGGCTGCAGCAGTTCGACCCGGCGCAGGAACGCGCGGCGCGCAGCCTCGGCGCCAGCCGCTGGGTGGCGTTCCGCACCGTCACCCTGCCGCAGCTGCGCGGGCCGGTGATCTCCGGCGCGCTCTTCGCCTTCATCACCTCGCTCGACGAGGTGGTGATCTCCGTCTTCATCGCGGGGGGCGAGAACATGACCCTGCCGCGGCGGATGTTCTCCGGCCTGCGGGATCAGGTGGACCCCACCATCGCCGCCATCTCCTCGATGCTGATCCTGCTCTCGGTGCTGCTGCTGGTGGTCTCCGTCATGCTGGGCGGCCGCAAGGGCGGGCGCGGCTGA
- a CDS encoding 2-hydroxyacid dehydrogenase encodes MTRVVMLDPVAPERLARVAALLPEGWEIGTAASRAPRDQLAALTGARFAITGDVPVTAAMMEVPGLAAVHKWGVGYDNIDCDAARAHGVRVLRTTGSNAVAVAETALGMMLALERNIVRGHVALRGGAWAKGALAPTSGTLSGKVVGIVGLGHIGTALARLLRGFGCGLLYTKRRRLPAAEEAALGVRYVPLDTLLAEADVVSLHCALTPDTTGLIGAAALSRMKPGALLVNLARGGVVDEEALADAIEAGALRGAATDVFAVEPMTPGHRLARLDRVIVTPHLGAVSAESFEPTLRRIFVNLAAIARGAAPPEHDVVV; translated from the coding sequence ATGACCCGGGTGGTGATGCTGGACCCGGTTGCGCCGGAGCGGCTGGCGCGGGTGGCGGCCCTCCTGCCGGAGGGATGGGAGATCGGCACCGCCGCGAGCCGGGCGCCGCGGGACCAGCTTGCGGCGCTCACCGGCGCGCGCTTCGCCATCACCGGCGACGTGCCGGTGACCGCGGCGATGATGGAGGTGCCCGGTCTCGCGGCCGTGCACAAGTGGGGCGTGGGCTATGACAACATCGACTGCGACGCCGCCCGGGCGCACGGGGTGCGGGTGCTGCGCACCACCGGCTCGAACGCGGTGGCGGTGGCGGAAACCGCGCTGGGCATGATGCTGGCGCTGGAGCGCAACATCGTGCGCGGGCACGTGGCCCTGCGCGGCGGGGCCTGGGCGAAGGGCGCGCTGGCGCCCACCTCCGGCACGCTCTCGGGCAAGGTGGTGGGCATCGTGGGGCTGGGGCACATCGGCACGGCGCTGGCCCGGCTGCTGCGCGGCTTCGGCTGCGGGCTGCTCTACACCAAGCGCCGGCGCCTGCCGGCGGCGGAGGAGGCGGCGCTGGGCGTGCGCTACGTGCCGCTGGACACGCTGCTGGCGGAGGCGGATGTGGTGTCGCTGCACTGCGCGCTCACGCCGGACACCACCGGGCTGATCGGCGCGGCGGCGCTGTCGCGGATGAAGCCGGGCGCGCTGCTGGTCAACCTCGCGCGCGGCGGCGTGGTGGACGAGGAGGCCCTGGCCGACGCCATCGAGGCCGGCGCGCTGCGCGGGGCGGCCACCGATGTTTTCGCGGTGGAGCCGATGACGCCGGGCCACCGGCTGGCGCGGCTGGACCGGGTGATCGTGACCCCGCATCTCGGCGCCGTCTCGGCGGAGAGTTTCGAGCCCACGCTGCGCCGGATCTTCGTCAACCTCGCCGCCATCGCCCGCGGCGCGGCCCCGCCGGAGCATGACGTGGTGGTGTGA
- the ggt gene encoding gamma-glutamyltransferase, producing the protein MSDPAAPLTFTCEKRPATGAGGMVVTNHPLGTLAGQQVLAEGGNAVDAAVAALMALTVVEPMMVGVAGGGLAHIRLPGGEHVVVDALSTAAAATHPEIYEPVEEPDATFPPTKDRRNLVGASAVAVPGNLAGWHHMQTRHGRLSFADVVAPAIALARRGFTVTDYLAGAIASQAADLAADPEIAAVMLPGGAPPQPGARLVMGDYAASLELIAREGAAALHGGALGRALCDRLATGGADAGYVTLADLAAYRPLERAAIFGRYRGHDIVGPPPPASSGVHVVQMLNMLEGFDLAGMGFGSPELLHLLAEVMRVAFEDRRAASGDPEFVDVPVARYISQAHARAGRARVRAMGGIAEAPQPAESRDTTHVTVADRDGMIVSATHTINGLFGARFMVPGTGIIPNNYMCNFDPVPGRALSIAPGKRVPTSMAPMMVLKDGRPVFALGLPGAVRIFPSAMQAIVNLLDHGMDLQSAVEAPRIWTQGGAVEIEPGYAGARAALEARGHQVRVEPHIGGGMNAIAFAPDGMMTGAACWRADGTVGALGGGLARPGVRFAI; encoded by the coding sequence ATGTCCGATCCAGCCGCGCCGCTCACCTTCACCTGCGAGAAGCGCCCCGCCACAGGGGCCGGGGGCATGGTCGTCACCAATCACCCGCTCGGAACGCTGGCCGGGCAGCAGGTGCTCGCCGAGGGCGGCAACGCGGTGGACGCGGCGGTGGCCGCGCTCATGGCGCTCACCGTGGTGGAGCCGATGATGGTGGGCGTGGCCGGCGGCGGCCTCGCGCACATCCGCCTGCCCGGCGGCGAGCACGTGGTGGTGGACGCGCTCTCCACCGCCGCCGCCGCCACCCATCCGGAGATCTACGAGCCGGTGGAGGAGCCCGACGCCACCTTCCCCCCCACGAAGGACCGGCGCAACCTGGTGGGCGCCTCCGCCGTGGCCGTGCCGGGAAACCTCGCCGGCTGGCACCACATGCAGACGCGCCACGGCCGCCTATCCTTCGCCGACGTGGTGGCGCCGGCCATCGCGCTGGCCCGGCGCGGCTTCACGGTGACGGATTACCTGGCCGGGGCCATCGCCAGCCAGGCCGCGGACCTCGCGGCGGACCCGGAGATCGCCGCCGTCATGCTGCCGGGCGGCGCGCCGCCGCAGCCCGGCGCGCGCCTGGTGATGGGGGACTACGCCGCCAGCCTGGAGCTGATCGCGCGCGAGGGAGCGGCGGCGCTGCACGGCGGCGCGCTGGGGCGGGCGCTGTGCGACCGGCTCGCCACCGGGGGCGCGGATGCGGGCTATGTCACGCTGGCCGATCTCGCCGCCTACCGGCCGCTGGAGCGCGCGGCGATCTTCGGGCGCTACCGCGGGCATGACATCGTGGGGCCGCCGCCGCCGGCCTCCTCCGGAGTGCACGTGGTGCAGATGCTCAACATGCTGGAGGGTTTCGACCTGGCCGGCATGGGCTTCGGCAGCCCGGAGCTGCTGCACCTCCTCGCCGAGGTGATGCGCGTGGCCTTCGAGGACCGGCGCGCCGCCTCCGGCGACCCGGAGTTCGTGGATGTGCCGGTGGCGCGCTACATCTCGCAGGCCCATGCGCGCGCCGGCCGCGCCCGGGTGCGCGCCATGGGCGGCATTGCCGAGGCGCCCCAGCCGGCGGAAAGCCGCGACACCACCCATGTCACCGTGGCGGACCGCGACGGCATGATCGTCTCGGCCACGCACACCATCAACGGGCTGTTCGGCGCGCGCTTCATGGTGCCGGGCACCGGGATCATCCCGAACAATTACATGTGCAACTTCGACCCCGTGCCGGGCCGCGCGCTCTCCATCGCGCCGGGCAAGCGGGTGCCCACCTCCATGGCGCCGATGATGGTGCTGAAGGACGGCCGGCCGGTGTTCGCGCTGGGCCTGCCGGGGGCGGTGCGCATCTTCCCCTCCGCCATGCAGGCCATCGTGAACCTGCTGGACCACGGCATGGACTTGCAATCGGCGGTGGAAGCGCCGCGGATCTGGACCCAGGGCGGCGCGGTGGAGATCGAACCGGGCTATGCCGGCGCCCGCGCCGCGCTGGAGGCGCGCGGCCACCAGGTGCGGGTGGAGCCGCATATCGGCGGCGGCATGAACGCCATCGCCTTCGCCCCGGACGGCATGATGACCGGCGCCGCCTGCTGGCGGGCCGACGGCACGGTGGGCGCGCTCGGCGGCGGGCTGGCCCGCCCCGGCGTGCGCTTCGCGATCTGA